GTTATGTGTAGTTATGTGATGAAAAACCAGTGAACCTTGATGTTTTGCTGGTTTTTTCTGCAATCGCGCTACACATCATAAATTGCTCTTGCACGGCTTGGCGGCATTGGGTAGTATTCACACCCGCTTCAGTAGACTTATTTTCGTCTGCTTTAATGGTTGAAGCTTTTGGCTGCGGAAATCCCGCAAGGAAACAGGTACGACTATGTATGAAGCTCTTTTAGTAATTTTCCTGCTGGTGTCAATTGGCTTAGTTGCCATGGTTATGCTGCAGCAAGGTAAAGGTGCTGATATGGGCGCTTCATTCGGCGCTGGCGCATCTGCAACTTTGTTCGGTTCCAACGGCTCTGGTAACTTCATGACCCGTACAACAGCTGTCCTCGCGACGTTGTTCTTCGTACTGAGTCTGGTTCTGGGTAACCTGAGCGGTCAGCAAGGCAAGAAAGGCAGTGAGTGGGAAAATCTGGGTGCGCCAGTGAAAACTGAGCAACCTGCTGCACCAGCAGCTCCGGTAACCCCAAGTAGCGATATTCCTCACTAATCGCACTAGCTTGAAGCCAGCAGTAACCAAGAAGTACAGAATTTAGCAGTAAAGTTTCTAAAAGCTACCTTTTAGAGACTGAAGTAAAAGGTGATAAGTTTTGAATACGGCTTATCACTTTCGTAATGCCGAGGTGGTGGAATTGGTAGACACGCTACCTTGAGGTGGTAGTGCCCAATAGGGCTTACGGGTTCAAGTCCCGTCCTCGGTACCAATCCTTGATAACTTGTTTTTTCAACGTTATTAGAGTAGTATTCGCCACGATTCGGACGCGGGGTGGAGCAGCCTGGTAGCTCGTCGGGCTCATAACCCGAAGGTCGTCGGTTCAAATCCGGCCCCCGCAACCACTTTCCTAAAGTATCTTTTTTCAAATATACTGTTTACGTTCAGCCAACGACTCAAACGGGTGTTTTGAAAAAAATATTGTCAGAAAGCGGCACTGAATTCGTTCGGCAGTATATAGGGTCCAGTTGCATAAAGCCCCGATTTTTCGGGGTTTTTTGTTATCTGACAACAGAATCACTGGGCTATTTAGCCCTTTTTTTATGTCTTGGGGGTGGGCTTGTCCACATTAGAGCAAAAATTGACAGAGATGATTTCGGCGCCGGTTGAGGCATTAGGCTTCGAATTGGTTGGTATTGAGTTTATCCGCAGTCACCATTCAACGCTACGCATCTATATTGATAGTGACGAAGGGATCAATGTTGATGATTGTGCTGATGTCAGCCACCAGGTCAGTGCCGTTCTTGACGTCGAAGATCCAATTACGGTTGCATATAACCTGGAAGTTTCGTCTCCTGGCCTTGATCGTCCGATGTTTACCGCTGAACACTACGTCCGTTTTATGGGCGAAGAAGTTTCTTTGGTATTGCGTATGGCGGTGCAGAATCGTCGCAAATGGCAGGGTATTATTAAAGCTGTCGAAGGCGAGATGATCACGGTTACTGTAGATGGAAAAGACGAAGTGTTCGCGCTGAGCAACATCCAGAAAGCGAACCTGGTACCCCACTTTTAAAGTTTGGATGAGGCCACTAGGATGAACAAAGAAATTCTGGCTGTTGTTGAGGCAGTTTCCAACGAAAAATCGCTTCCTCGCGAAAAAATTTTTGAAGCACTGGAAACTGCACTGGCGACTGCCACCAAGAAAAAATACGAACAAGAAATCGACGTTCGTGTTTGCATCGATCGCAAAACTGGCGATTTCGATACTTTCCGTCGCTGGGTTATCGTTGATGAAGTTACTCAACCAACCCGCGAAATTACTCTTGATGCGGCTCAGTTTGAAGATCCAGCACTACAGCTGGGTGAGTATGTAGAAGACCAGATTGAATCTGTAACCTTCGACCGTATTACGACTCAAACCGCAAAACAGGTTATCGTACAAAAAGTACGTGAAGCTGAACGCGCGATGGTGGTTGATGCATTCCGTCAGCACCAAGGTGAGATCGTCACCGGCGTGGTTAAAAAAGTAAATCGCGACAACATCTCATTAGATCTGGGTAGCAATGCCGAAGCCGTTATTGGCCGTGAAGACATGCTTCCGCGTGAAAACTTCCGTCCAGGCGACCGTATCCGCGGTGTGCTGTATGACGTGCGTCCAGAAGCACGTGGCGCTCAGCTGTTTGTGAGCCGTTCACGTCCAGAAATGCTGATCGAGCTGTTCCGCATTGAAGTGCCGGAAATCGGCGAAGAAGTCATCGAAATTAAAGCCGCAGCCCGCGATCCGGGTTCTCGTGCGAAAATTGCGGTGAAAACCAACGATAAACGTATTGACCCGGTAGGGGCGTGTGTGGGTATGCGCGGTGCGCGTGTTCAGGCCGTTTCTAGCGAACTGGGTGGCGAACGTATCGACATCGTATTGTGGGATGACAATCCAGCACAGTTCGTTATCAATGCTATGGCGCCAGCCGACGTGGCTTCTATTGTTGTGGATGAAGATAAACACACAATGGACATCGCGGTTGAAGCAAGCAATCTGGCTCAGGCAATTGGGCGTAATGGGCAAAACGTTCGTCTGGCAGCTCAACTGAGCGGCTGGGAACTGAACGTAATGACCGTTGATGATCTTCAGGCCAAACATCAGGCCGAAGCTCACGCAGCTATCGATACATTCACCAAATATCTCGATATTGATGAAGACTTCGCAACCCTGCTGGTTGAAGAAGGCTTCTCTACTCTGGAAGAACTGGCTTACGTTCCTGAACAGGAACTGTTGGCCATTGACGGTCTGGATGAAGATACGGTAGACGCTTTGCGCGAGCGCGCAAAAAATGCGTTAACCACTCTGGCTTTGGCTCAGGAAGAAAGCCTGGGTGATCAAAAGCCAGCCGACGACCTGTTGGGTCTGGAAGGTTTAGACCGTGGTATCGCCTTTAAAATGGCCGCTCGTGGGGTTTGTACGCTGGAAGATCTTGCCGAGCAGGGCATCGACGATCTAGCCGATATTGAAGGCCTGAATAGTGAAAAGGCTGGCGAGCTGATTATGGCTGCGCGCAATATTTGCTGGTTTGGCGATAGTGAATAATGAACTGTAGCGGGAAGGAACAGCATGACAGAAGTAACCGTAAAATCACTGGCAGCAGAGATACAGACTTCCGTTGATCGCCTGGTACAGCAGTTAGCTGATGCAGGGATTAAGAAGTCAGAAAATGATTCTGTGAGCCCACAGGAAAGAGAAACATTATTAGCTCATTTAAATCGTGAGCATGGCAGCGCATCAGGTAAACTGACGCTGCAGCGTAAAACACGCAGCACATTGAATGTTCCAAGCACCGGCGGAAAAAGCAAAGCCGTGCAAATTGAGGTCCGCAAAAAGCGCACTTATGTAAAAGGCGATGCTGCAGCTGAACAGGCTGAAGCAGAAGCACAGGCACAGCGTGAAGCGGAAGAGCAGGCTCGTCGTGAGACTGAAGAGAAAGCAAAACGTGAAGCAGAAGAAAAAGCGAAGCGTATTGCTGAAGATCAGGCGAAACGTAACCTGGAAGAGCAAGCCAAACGTGAGGCCGCTGATAAAGCTAAGCGTGGCGCAGCGGAAAGTGAAAAAGTGACGAATCAAAATACCGACGAAAAAACCAAAGCTGCGCATGCTGAGAAAGCGCGCCGTGAAGCCGAAGCTGCTGTACTGAAACGCAAAGCTGAAGAAGAAGCACTGCGTAAGCTTGAAGAAGACGCTAAGCGTGTTTCTGAAGAAGCTCGCAAAATGGCTGAAGCTAACGAAGGCAAAGCGCCAGAAGCAGAGACCGCAGAAGATACTTCTGACTACCACGTAACCACTTCTCATCATGCTCGCGAAGCAGAAGATGAAAACGACCGTCAGGTTGAAGCTGGTCGCGCTCGTGCACGTACCGCAACCAAAGCGACTAAGCAGAAGAAAGGCAATAAACTGTCTGAATCTAAAGCCGATCGTGAAGAAGCGCGTGCTCAGACTCGTGGTGGTAAAGGCAAACGTAAACCAAGCACTCTGCAGCAAGGCTTCAACAAGCCTGCTCAAGCGGTTAACCGTGACGTCATCATTGGCGAAACCATTACCGTTGCAGAACTGGCTAACAAAATGGCTGTTAAAGGCTCCCAAGTCATCAAAGCAATGATGAAAATGGGCGCTATGGCTACCATCAATCAGGTCATCGATCAGGAAACTGCTCAGATGGTTGCTGAAGAAATGGGCCATAAAGTTATCCTGCGTCGTGAAAACGAGCTGGAAGAAGCAGTAATGAGCGACCGTGATACCGGTGCAGCCGCTGAGCCACGTGCTCCAGTTGTAACCATCATGGGCCACGTTGACCACGGTAAAACTTCCCTGCTGGACTACATCCGCTCCACGAAAGTGGCATCGGGCGAAGCAGGTGGTATTACTCAGCACATCGGTGCTTACCACGTAGAAACCGACAACGGTATGATCACCTTCCTGGATACCCCAGGTCACGCCGCATTTACTTCTATGCGTGCTCGTGGTGCTCAGGCTACAGACATCGTTGTTCTGGTTGTTGCTGCCGACGATGGCGTAATGCCACAGACTATCGAAGCAATCCAGCATGCTAAAGCGGCAAAAGTGCCGGTTGTTGTTGCTGTGAACAAAATCGATAAGCCTGAAGCGGATATGGATCGCGTTAAAAACGAACTGTCCCAGTACGGCGTAATGCCAGAAGAGTGGGGCGGCGAGTCTCAGTTCATCCCAGTATCGGCTAAAGCGGGTACCGGTATTGATGATCTGCTGGATGCTATCCTGCTGCAGGCAGAAGTTCTGGAATTGAAAGCAGTTCGCAGCGGTATGGCGAGCGGCGTTGTTATCGAATCCTTCCTGGATAAAGGTCGCGGTCCGGTTGCAACTGTTCTGGTTCAAGAAGGTACGCTGAACAAAGGCGATATCGTTCTGTGTGGCTTCGAGTATGGCCGTGTGCGTGCGATGCGCGACGAAATGGGCCGCGAAGTGACCTCTGCGGGTCCTTCTATCCCTGTAGAAATTCTGGGTCTGTCCAGCGTTCCTGCTGCCGGTGACGAAGCGACCGTTGTTCGTGACGAGAAAAAAGCCCGTGAAGTTGCTCTGTATCGTCAGGGTAAATTCCGCGAAGTTAAACTGGCTCGTCAGCAGAAATCTAAACTGGAAAACATGTTTGCGAACATGAGCGAAGGTGAAGTTTCTGAACTGAACATCGTACTGAAATCTGACGTACAGGGTTCTTGCGAAGCGATTTCCGATGCATTGTTAGGTCTGTCTACCGATGAAGTGAAAGTGAAAATTGTTGGCTCCGGCGTGGGCGGCATCACTGAAACTGACGCGACTCTGGCCGCTGCATCTAACGCTATCATCCTTGGCTTCAACGTTCGTGCCGACGCTTCTGCGCGCCGCGTGATTGAAACTGAAAGCCTGGATCTGCGTTACTACTCCGTCATCTATAACCTGATTGACGAAGTTAAGCAGGCGATGAGCGGTATGTTAGCGCCTGAATATCGTCAAGAAATCATCGGCTTGGCCGAAGTTCGTGACGTATTCAAATCACCTAAGTTTGGTGCTATCGCAGGCTGTATGGTTACTGAAGGCGTCGTTAAACGTCACAACCCAATCCGCGTTCTGCGTGACAACGTGGTTATCTATGAAGGCGAGCTGGAATCTCTGCGCCGCTTCAAAGATGACGTTAACGAAGTCCGTAACGGTATGGAATGTGGTATCGGTGTTAAGAACTACAACGACGTTCGCACTGGCGATATGATCGAAGTATTCGAAATCATCGAAGTTAAGCGTACCATTGAGTAATTAGGTAAGCGCTCAGCTTATAATATCTTTGGGGGGCTTAATGCCCCCCGATTCGTCTGGGAGGAATCCATAATGGCAAAAGAATTCAGCCGTACTCAGCGTGTATCTCAAGAGATGCAGAAAGAGATTGCGATCATTTTGCAACGTGAAGTTAAAGATCCCCGCATCGGCATGGTGACGGTATCTGGCGTTGAAGTATCCCGCGATTTGGCTTATGCCAAAGTGTTTGTCACTTTCTTGAATGATAGCGATCCAAACGCTGTTCGAGTCGGCCTTAAAGCGCTGCATGAAGCCTCTGGCTTTATCCGCATGCTGATTGGTAAAGCAATGCGTCTGCGTGTTGTACCTGAGCTGACTTTCGCATACGACAACTCTTTAGTTGAAGGTATGCGTATGTCTAACTTGGTGACTAGCGTTGTGAAAAATGACGAAGAGCGTCGCTCTGCGTCAGGTGATACTTCAGGTAACGCTGAGGAGGAATAATGTCACGACCTCGCCGTCGCGGCCGTGATATTAACGGCGTTCTGTTATTAGACAAACACCAAGGTCTATCCTCAAATGACGTTTTGCAGAAAGTAAAACGCATCTATAACGCCAATAAAGCAGGCCATACCGGTGCACTAGATCCTTTAGCAACCGGTATGCTGCCTATTTGTTTAGGCGAATCGACCAAATTTTCTCAGTTCTTGCTGGATGCCGATAAACGCTACCGCGTGATTGCGCGTTTAGGGCAAAGAACGAATACCTCGGATGCTGATGGCGAAGTGGTTCAGGAACGTCCTGTGGAGTTTACTCAGGAACAACTGGATGCGGCGCTGGAGCAGTTCCGTGGTGATAGCCAACAAATTCCATCGATGTACTCTGCGCTTAAACACCAAGGTAAGCCGCTGTATGAGTATGCGCGTCAGGGCATTGATGTCCCACGTGAAGCTCGCGACATTACGGTGTATGAGTTGCAGTTTATCCGCTGGGAAGGCGATGAGTTAGAGTTAGAAATCCACTGCTCGAAAGGTACTTATATCCGAACCATCATTGATGATTTGGGTGAGGTTTTAGGTTGTGGTGCACACGTCATCTATTTGCGTCGTGTACAGGTTTCTAATTATCCGTCAGAGCGCATGGTTTCTCTGGAGCAATTGCAGCAAATGGTCGCCGCTGCCGAAGAGGCTGGCATTGAACCTAGAACGGTTCTCGATCCGCTGCTGTTGCCGATGGATACCGCTGCGTCTCATTTGCCGGAAATTAATCTAACCGATGTGGTTGCCGCCTATGTTCTTCAAGGACAGCCAGTGCAGGTGCAAGGTTTGCCTGCTGAAGGTATGGTGCGCATCAATGTGGGTGAGAAACGTCGATTTATCGGCGTTGGCGAAGTGGATGACCAAGGACGCTTGGCACCACGTCGCCTAGTAGTAGAAGAACGCGTTCCTGAAGAGTAAGGTGCTCTGAAGACGATAAGGTGCTTTGTTGCGATCTTATTGCGCTCAGAGTAGAATAGCGCGGCTTATGTATTGGGCAGCTGAATTAGAGATCGGCGCCCGCCTTTTTAATCGTTTTATGAATTTGGAGTTCTATAATGTCTCTAAGTGTTGAAGCTAAAGCTCAAATCGTTGCTGACTTCGGTCGTGACGCTAACGACAGCGGTTCCACCGAAGTTCAGGTTGCTCTGTTAACTGCACAGATCAACCACCTGCAAGGTCACTTCGCTGAACACAAAAAAGATCACCACAGCCGTCGTGGTCTGCTGCGTATGGTTTCTCAGCGTCGTAAGCTGCTGGATTACCTCAAGCGTAAAGATGTAGCTCGCTACACCAGCCTGATCGAACGTCTGGGTCTGCGTCGCTAGTCCAAACGATTTTCTGAAGTAAAGGGGCCTAGATTGGCCCCTTTCTTCTAGGAAGCAATTGCGAATCAGGTTAATGTATTGTAGTTAACTCAAATTCGGTTGTTAAAATCGTTGCTGTTAAAGAAATAAGCGTTAAAACTTGAGTCGGTTAGACTGTTGCTGATAACGCATGCCGAGTGACGATCCTTTTTGCAGATGTTCGCGCGGCTAATGCAAGTCTCTGGATGACCAGTGATTTCCATTAGTCGCGAGAATGCAACAAAGTGATCGAAGGCAAAAGCGTGATGGTGCTTTGATGGCGCCATTAAACTTATAAAGATAAGGAAAATACTTTGCTGAATCCTATCGTTCGCAAATTCCAATACGGTCAGAATACCGTAACGCTGGAAACTGGCATGATGGCTCGCCAAGCCACTGCTGCTGTAATGGTTACCATGGATGATACCGCGGTATTCGTTACCGTTGTTGGTGCTAAAAAAGCTAAAGAAGGCCAGAGCTTCTTCCCTCTGACCGTTAACTATCAGGAGCGTACTTACGCTGCTGGTCGTTTCCCAGGTGGTTTCTTCCGTCGTGAAGGCCGTCCTGGTGAAGGCGAAACTCTGATTGCGCGTCTGATTGACCGCCCAGTTCGCCCACTGTTCCCAGAAGGCTTCCTGAACGAAGTTCAGGTAGTTGCTACCGTTGTTTCTGTAAACCCGCAGGTTAGCCCAGACATCGTTGCGATGATCGGTGCTTCTGCTGCCCTGAGCCTGTCTGGTATTCCATTCAATGGCCCAATCGGTGCAGCCCGCGTTGGTTACATCAACGACCAGTATGTGCTGAACCCAACAACAGATGAGCTGCAAGAAAGCAAGCTGGATCTGGTTGTTGCAGGTACCGAAGGCGCAGTGCTGATGGTTGAATCTGAAGCTCAACTGCTGAGCGAAGACCAGATGCTGGGTGCCGTTGTATTCGGTCACGATCAGCAGCAGGTTGTTATTGAAAACATCAAGGCGTTGGTTGCTGAAGCTGGCAAGCCACGTTGGGAATGGGCTGCTCCAGCTGTTAACGAAGCGCTGCACGCGCGCGTTGCTGCTCTGGCTGAAACCCGTATCGGCGATGCATACCACATCACTGAAAAACAGGCTCGTTACGCTCAGGTTGATCAGATCAAAGCTGACGTTATCGCTGCTCTGCAGGCTGAAGACGAATCTCTGAGCGCTGGCGAAATCGCTGATGTTCTGGGTTCACTGGAGAAAAATGTCGTACGTAGCCGTGTGCTGCGTGGCGAGCCACGTATCGATGGCCGTGAAAAAGATATGATCCGTGGTCTGGACGTTCGCACTGGCGTACTGCCTCGCACCCATGGTTCTGCACTGTTCACTCGTGGTGAAACTCAGGCTCTGGTTACCGCAACTCTGGGTACAGAACGTGATGCTCAGAACATTGATGGCCTGACCGGCGAGCAGACTGACCGCTTCCTGCTACACTATAACTTCCCTCCGTACTCCGTAGGGGAAACTGGCATGATGGGCTCACCTAAGCGTCGTGAAATTGGTCACGGTCGTTTGGCGAAGCGCGGCGTGCTGGCAGTAATGCCTAAGCAAGACGAATTCCCGTACACCGTTCGTGTGGTTTCAGAAATCACCGAATCTAACGGTTCTTCTTCTATGGCCTCTGTTTGTGGTGCTTCACTGGCACTGATGGACGCAGGCGTACCGATCAAAGCGGCCGTTGCTGGTATCGCTATGGGTCTGGTTAAAGAAGACGAAAACTTCGTTGTTCTGTCTGATATTCTGGGTGACGAAGATCATCTGGGCGACATGGACTTCAAAGTTGCAGGTAGCCGCGAAGGTATCACTGCACTGCAGATGGATATTAAAATCGAAGGCATCACCCGCGAAATCATGCAGGTGGCTCTGAATCAGGCTAAAGGTGCACGTCTGCACATTCTGGGTGTAATGGAACAGGCGATTAATGCGCCGCGTGGCGATATTTCTGAATTCGCTCCACGTATCCATACCATCAAGATCAATCCTGAGAAGATCAAAGATGTCATCGGTAAAGGTGGTTCTGTGATTCGTGCACTGACTGACGAAACTGGAACAACTATCGAAATCGAAGATGATGGTACGATTAAAATTGCAGCAACCGACAACGAAAAAGCGAAACATGCTATTCGTCGCATCGAAGAAATTACTGCTGAAATCGAAGTTGGCCGCATCTATCAGGGTAAAGTAACCCGTATCGTTGATTTCGGTGCATTTGTTGCTATCGGTGGCGGTAAAGAAGGTCTGGTTCATATTTCTCAGATCGCTGACAAGCGTGTTGAGAAAGTGACTGACTATCTGCAGATGGGTCAAGATGTTCCTGTTAAGGTATTGGAAGTTGACCGTCAGGGTCGCGTCCGCCTGAGCATCAAAGAAGCAAGCGCGCCAGAACAGGCTGCTGCTCCAGCTGCTGAATAACAAGCCGTTCAGTATTACGGCTTCCTGCATAGGTGGGAAGCCGTTTGTTACGCAAATACAGGATGTATTTGCTTATATGGATGATAGGAAATCAATCCGATGTTGGTCTTCGGGAGTTGGGAAATGAAGCCTATCTTGCGCTGGTGTTACGTTGCGACAGCAATTCTGCTGGCAGGATGCAGCAACCTTGATTGGCGTAAAGACGAAGTACTAGCAATTCCGTTACAGCCTTCGCTGCAACAGGAAGTCATGCTGGCGCGCATGGAACAAATCCTTGCCAGCCGTGCATTGACAGATGATGAACGCGCACAGCTTTTATATGAGCGCGGAGTACTGTATGATAGTCTCGGACTGAGGGCTTTAGCGCGTAACGATTTTTCGCAAGCGCTGGCTATTCGTCCTGATATGCCAGAAGTTTTTAACTATCTGGGGATTTACT
This is a stretch of genomic DNA from Hafnia alvei. It encodes these proteins:
- the secG gene encoding preprotein translocase subunit SecG: MYEALLVIFLLVSIGLVAMVMLQQGKGADMGASFGAGASATLFGSNGSGNFMTRTTAVLATLFFVLSLVLGNLSGQQGKKGSEWENLGAPVKTEQPAAPAAPVTPSSDIPH
- the rpsO gene encoding 30S ribosomal protein S15, producing the protein MSLSVEAKAQIVADFGRDANDSGSTEVQVALLTAQINHLQGHFAEHKKDHHSRRGLLRMVSQRRKLLDYLKRKDVARYTSLIERLGLRR
- the truB gene encoding tRNA pseudouridine(55) synthase TruB; this encodes MSRPRRRGRDINGVLLLDKHQGLSSNDVLQKVKRIYNANKAGHTGALDPLATGMLPICLGESTKFSQFLLDADKRYRVIARLGQRTNTSDADGEVVQERPVEFTQEQLDAALEQFRGDSQQIPSMYSALKHQGKPLYEYARQGIDVPREARDITVYELQFIRWEGDELELEIHCSKGTYIRTIIDDLGEVLGCGAHVIYLRRVQVSNYPSERMVSLEQLQQMVAAAEEAGIEPRTVLDPLLLPMDTAASHLPEINLTDVVAAYVLQGQPVQVQGLPAEGMVRINVGEKRRFIGVGEVDDQGRLAPRRLVVEERVPEE
- the pnp gene encoding polyribonucleotide nucleotidyltransferase yields the protein MLNPIVRKFQYGQNTVTLETGMMARQATAAVMVTMDDTAVFVTVVGAKKAKEGQSFFPLTVNYQERTYAAGRFPGGFFRREGRPGEGETLIARLIDRPVRPLFPEGFLNEVQVVATVVSVNPQVSPDIVAMIGASAALSLSGIPFNGPIGAARVGYINDQYVLNPTTDELQESKLDLVVAGTEGAVLMVESEAQLLSEDQMLGAVVFGHDQQQVVIENIKALVAEAGKPRWEWAAPAVNEALHARVAALAETRIGDAYHITEKQARYAQVDQIKADVIAALQAEDESLSAGEIADVLGSLEKNVVRSRVLRGEPRIDGREKDMIRGLDVRTGVLPRTHGSALFTRGETQALVTATLGTERDAQNIDGLTGEQTDRFLLHYNFPPYSVGETGMMGSPKRREIGHGRLAKRGVLAVMPKQDEFPYTVRVVSEITESNGSSSMASVCGASLALMDAGVPIKAAVAGIAMGLVKEDENFVVLSDILGDEDHLGDMDFKVAGSREGITALQMDIKIEGITREIMQVALNQAKGARLHILGVMEQAINAPRGDISEFAPRIHTIKINPEKIKDVIGKGGSVIRALTDETGTTIEIEDDGTIKIAATDNEKAKHAIRRIEEITAEIEVGRIYQGKVTRIVDFGAFVAIGGGKEGLVHISQIADKRVEKVTDYLQMGQDVPVKVLEVDRQGRVRLSIKEASAPEQAAAPAAE
- the infB gene encoding translation initiation factor IF-2, whose protein sequence is MTEVTVKSLAAEIQTSVDRLVQQLADAGIKKSENDSVSPQERETLLAHLNREHGSASGKLTLQRKTRSTLNVPSTGGKSKAVQIEVRKKRTYVKGDAAAEQAEAEAQAQREAEEQARRETEEKAKREAEEKAKRIAEDQAKRNLEEQAKREAADKAKRGAAESEKVTNQNTDEKTKAAHAEKARREAEAAVLKRKAEEEALRKLEEDAKRVSEEARKMAEANEGKAPEAETAEDTSDYHVTTSHHAREAEDENDRQVEAGRARARTATKATKQKKGNKLSESKADREEARAQTRGGKGKRKPSTLQQGFNKPAQAVNRDVIIGETITVAELANKMAVKGSQVIKAMMKMGAMATINQVIDQETAQMVAEEMGHKVILRRENELEEAVMSDRDTGAAAEPRAPVVTIMGHVDHGKTSLLDYIRSTKVASGEAGGITQHIGAYHVETDNGMITFLDTPGHAAFTSMRARGAQATDIVVLVVAADDGVMPQTIEAIQHAKAAKVPVVVAVNKIDKPEADMDRVKNELSQYGVMPEEWGGESQFIPVSAKAGTGIDDLLDAILLQAEVLELKAVRSGMASGVVIESFLDKGRGPVATVLVQEGTLNKGDIVLCGFEYGRVRAMRDEMGREVTSAGPSIPVEILGLSSVPAAGDEATVVRDEKKAREVALYRQGKFREVKLARQQKSKLENMFANMSEGEVSELNIVLKSDVQGSCEAISDALLGLSTDEVKVKIVGSGVGGITETDATLAAASNAIILGFNVRADASARRVIETESLDLRYYSVIYNLIDEVKQAMSGMLAPEYRQEIIGLAEVRDVFKSPKFGAIAGCMVTEGVVKRHNPIRVLRDNVVIYEGELESLRRFKDDVNEVRNGMECGIGVKNYNDVRTGDMIEVFEIIEVKRTIE
- the rbfA gene encoding 30S ribosome-binding factor RbfA is translated as MAKEFSRTQRVSQEMQKEIAIILQREVKDPRIGMVTVSGVEVSRDLAYAKVFVTFLNDSDPNAVRVGLKALHEASGFIRMLIGKAMRLRVVPELTFAYDNSLVEGMRMSNLVTSVVKNDEERRSASGDTSGNAEEE
- the nusA gene encoding transcription termination factor NusA, which gives rise to MNKEILAVVEAVSNEKSLPREKIFEALETALATATKKKYEQEIDVRVCIDRKTGDFDTFRRWVIVDEVTQPTREITLDAAQFEDPALQLGEYVEDQIESVTFDRITTQTAKQVIVQKVREAERAMVVDAFRQHQGEIVTGVVKKVNRDNISLDLGSNAEAVIGREDMLPRENFRPGDRIRGVLYDVRPEARGAQLFVSRSRPEMLIELFRIEVPEIGEEVIEIKAAARDPGSRAKIAVKTNDKRIDPVGACVGMRGARVQAVSSELGGERIDIVLWDDNPAQFVINAMAPADVASIVVDEDKHTMDIAVEASNLAQAIGRNGQNVRLAAQLSGWELNVMTVDDLQAKHQAEAHAAIDTFTKYLDIDEDFATLLVEEGFSTLEELAYVPEQELLAIDGLDEDTVDALRERAKNALTTLALAQEESLGDQKPADDLLGLEGLDRGIAFKMAARGVCTLEDLAEQGIDDLADIEGLNSEKAGELIMAARNICWFGDSE
- the rimP gene encoding ribosome maturation factor RimP, which produces MSTLEQKLTEMISAPVEALGFELVGIEFIRSHHSTLRIYIDSDEGINVDDCADVSHQVSAVLDVEDPITVAYNLEVSSPGLDRPMFTAEHYVRFMGEEVSLVLRMAVQNRRKWQGIIKAVEGEMITVTVDGKDEVFALSNIQKANLVPHF